One Colias croceus chromosome 7, ilColCroc2.1 genomic window carries:
- the LOC123693263 gene encoding uncharacterized protein LOC123693263, translating to MNEGSEDGAIRDEGQRLIMEEVTSRGEGLAPQEEVTSRGEGLAPQEETSRGGGLAQEETSRGEGLAQQETSRGGGLARQETSRGGGLAQEETSRGEGLAQQETSRGGGLARQETSRGGGLAQQETSRGEGLAQQEANSQREGLERIDMTGRGGRATVLKEGILEPNDRGFGIGMQRERMRRISCSRPEPLGNLDREGRSRYDGRNDNYITEKSEGRASCSRAETEILPCEIMKKRQYPFHSDICENYHKYEGGKKRKPTPTRYEEVHDVQEYIGSDSDESQRELTREKFKQLDTNGILDKFLNILNKVKSSDKPTLTFNINVIPEFDPMSKEQTVLTWLTKVEECAEIYGWDEKAIIHYALPKLTGVAKTWYQGLPSLLHTWTEWKRKLIESFPCREDYAELLTEMLAKRAKYGESLENYYYSKVNLLNRCKIYGRQAVDCILYGIEDRAVKVGAQAAQFSEPEQVLKYLRTVKVGQSKMADNTLRNERRSSVFKNASVSGEVNNKTRCYNCREIGHPSFKCDKPKIKCTICDKLGHHSTSCFKNRGNIKLSEDKNNIVAKNEKQVAKLGFEENTNSKYIIDIKMNGIKIENCHVDLGSQCTLIRMSVAKRLGLLINNQQDMPTLRGIGSNRVRPLGISVAMVEVQGVREMVDVNVVDDDVLVHPVLLGHSFTERSNIIITKTPDEIIFEKIVNTKVKLLSKDDVTVHSNSFKAISVDTNMEGSGIAYVRGSLRGSEGNEYYLLPGEYDIKNGRGALLVRNMSANPIIITKGDLLVRVLVKDTEIPTDVMNAFTVKFDVTKEMTQLTVNLGFANTTETKIELDDTEPVVYRPYRMSYAERSLVRDMVQEMIDSGIPVSYFSRKTNAYERKLHSYELETLAVFASLNRFRVYLLGIPFKILTDCNAVRSTLVKRDLIPRIARWWIQLQEYDCTIEYRQGVQMAHVDALSRNPIDENETSSHILDVLEVHSTVQDWLSTVQSADDEILGIKEILKDPQTAQNDKTLFWYTTQLITDKGSTFTSKAFKDFVISYNIKHVINAVSTPRANGQVERFNRTILNALSTSSHGDDEKAWDEHILDIQIGINTTKHKTLQKSVSELLFGFNIKGRTEGILSSVIDDTLETPVNKVNTFRSEANEKIKIQQSKDAGRYNKARKPITYYKEGDLVRVERQTPHDGKSQKLVNKYQGPYRVIKIGTS from the exons ATGAACGAGGGATCGGAGGATGGAGCGATCCGAGATGAAGGTCAAAGATTAATCATGGAGGAGGTAACCAGTCGAGGGGAAGGACTGGCGCCTCAGGAGGAGGTAACCAGTCGAGGGGAAGGACTGGCGCCTCAGGAGGAAACCAGTCGAGGTGGAGGACTGGCCCAGGAGGAAACCAGTCGAGGTGAAGGACTGGCCCAACAGGAAACCAGTCGAGGTGGAGGACTGGCCCGACAGGAAACCAGTCGAGGTGGAGGACTGGCCCAGGAGGAAACCAGTCGAGGTGAAGGACTGGCCCAACAGGAAACCAGTCGAGGTGGAGGACTGGCCCGACAGGAAACCAGTCGAGGTGGAGGACTGGCCCAACAGGAAACCAGTCGAGGTGAAGGACTGGCACAACAGGAGGCGAATAGTCAAAGGGAAGGACTGGAAAGGATAGACATGACCGGTAGAGGTGGACGGGCAACCGTATTGAAGGAAGGAATTCTGGAACCAAACGATCGTGGTTTTGGCATTGGCATGCAAAGGGAAAGAATGAGACGAATATCGTGTTCGAGGCCGGAGCCGCTGGGGAATCTGGATCGTGAAGGAAGATCACGTTATGACGGAAGaaatgataattatataacGGAGAAATCGGAAGGTCGTGCATCCTGCTCAAGGGCAGAAACTGAGATCTTACCTTGTGAAATAATGAAGAAACGGCAGTACCCATTTCATTCGGACATCTGTGAAAATTATCACAAATATGAAGGAGGGAAGAAAAGAAAACCGACACCTACGAGATACGAGGAAGTACATGACGTCCAGGAATATATCGGTTCAGATTCGGACGAGTCTCAGCGTGAGCTGACTAGGGAAAAGTTTAAACAACTGGATACAAACGGTATATTAGATAAGTttcttaacattttaaataaggtTAAAAGTTCGGACAAGCCTACGCtgacttttaatattaatgtaatacCGGAGTTTGATCCCATGTCAAAGGAacaaactgttttaacttGGTTAACGAAAGTTGAAGAGTGTGCCGAAATTTACGGTTGGGATGAGAAAGCTATTATTCACTATGCTCTTCCAAAACTCACTGGGGTTGCTAAGACTTGGTACCAAGGGTTACCCTCACTATTACATACTTGGACTGAGTGGAAGCGAAAGCTAATAGAATCTTTTCCATGTCGCGAAGACTATGCCGAACTTTTAACTGAGATGTTAGCCAAAAGGGCCAAATACGGAGAATCgttagaaaattattattattcaaaagtaAATTTACTAAATAGATGTAAAATTTATGGTCGACAAGCTGttgattgtattttatatggaataGAGGACCGGGCTGTAAAAGTGGGTGCTCAAGCTGCACAGTTCAGTGAACCGGAGCAAGTACTTAAGTATTTACGTACAGTAAAGGTAGGGCAAAGTAAAATGGCTGATAACACACTTAGAAACGAACGAAGGTCAAGTGTGTTTAAGAATGCTTCTGTGTCTGGGGAAGTCAACAATAAAACTAGATGCTATAATTGTAGAGAAATTGGTCACCCTAGCTTTAAATGTGACAAGCCCAAAATTAAATGCACTATTTGTGACAAACTAGGTCATCATTCTACGAGTTGTTTTAAAAACAGAGGTAACATTAAATTGTCTGAAGATAAAAACAACATTGTTGCTAAAAACGAAAAACAAGTTgcgaa attgggTTTTGAGGAAAATACGAacagtaaatatattattgatataaaaatgaatggaataaaaatcGAAAATTGTCATGTTGATTTGGGCAGTCAGTGTACATTGATAAGAATGAGTGTAGCTAAACGTTTGGGTCTACTTATCAATAATCAACAAGATATGCCGACGCTAAGAGGAATAGGTTCAAATAGGGTTCGACCATTGGGTATATCGGTAGCAATGGTAGAGGTTCAAGGAGTGAGAGAGATGGTTGATGTAAATGTAGTAGATGATGATGTTTTAGTGCATCCCGTATTACTAGGACATTCGTTTACTGAAAGgtcaaatataattatcacTAAAACTCctgatgaaataatttttgagaAAATTGTCAATACCAAAGTTAAATTACTCTCTAAAGATGACGTTACCGTACACAGTAATAGTTTCAAAGCAATTTCTGTTGATACGAATATGGAAGGGAGCGGCATCGCTTACGTAAGAGGGTCACTCAGAGGTTCAGAAGGCAATGAATATTATCTCTTACCAGGCGAGTATGACATTAAAAATGGGCGTGGTGCGTTGCTTGTACGCAATATGTCCGCGAACCCTATTATCATAACAAAAGGTGATTTACTCGTACGCGTTTTAGTAAAGGATACAGAAATCCCAACAGATGTAATGAATGCGTTTACTGTTAAATTCGATGTCACCAAAGAGATGACTCAGTTAACTGTGA ATTTAGGATTCGCTAACACGACTGAAACGAAGATTGAGTTAGATGATACGGAACCAGTAGTCTACCGTCCATATCGCATGTCCTACGCGGAACGGTCTTTAGTTAGAGATATGGTCCAAGAAATGATTGATAGTGGCATT CCGGTTTCTTACTTTAGTCGTAAAACAAACGCTTATGAACGTAAATTGCATTCGTACGAACTTGAGACTCTTGCGGTATTTGCCTCTTTGAATAGGTTCAGAGTATATTTGCTGGGTATACCGTTTAAAATACTGACGGATTGTAATGCGGTCCGATCCACGTTAGTCAAACGGGACTTAATCCCGCGTATCGCTCGTTGGTGGATCCAATTACAAGAatatgactgcactatagaatATAGACAGGGGGTACAAATGGCTCATGTAGATGCACTGAGTAGAAATCCCATAGATGAGAATGAGACTAGCTCACATATATTGGACGTTTTAGAGGTGCATTCTACGGTTCAGGATTGGTTAAGTACAGTTCAATCAGCTGATGATGAAATTCTCGGAATAAAAGAGATCCTTAAGGATCCTCAAACAGCGCAAAAT GACAAAACGTTATTTTGGTATACAACGCAACTCATTACCGATAAAGGATCTACTTTTACTAGTAAAGCGTTTAAAGATTTTGTAATTTCTTACAATATCAAACACGTTATTAATGCTGTCTCTACTCCAAGAGCAAACGGTCAAGTTGAGCGGTTCAATAGGACTATTCTTAATGCTCTTTCGACATCATCTCATGGAGATGACGAGAAAGCTTGGGATGAGCATATTCTAGATATACAGATAGGTATAAATACCACGAAACACAAAACTTTGCAAAAGAGTGTATCTGAGTTGCTATTcggttttaatataaaaggtAGAACGGAAGGAATTTTAAGTTCTGTAATTGATGATACACTGGAAACCCCGGTTAATAAGGTGAATACATTTCGAAGTGAAGCtaatgagaaaataaaaatacaacaatcTAAAGATGCTGGCAGATATAACAAAGCTAGGAAACCAATAACTTATTATAAAGAGGGTGACTTAGTGCGTGTAGAGAGACAAACTCCACATGATGGTAAATCTcaaaaacttgtaaataaatatcaaggCCCCTATCGTGTAATAAAGATAGGTACTTCCTAA